The sequence CAGCGCCGACAGCTCGGCGCCGAAGCCCGAGGTCAGCGTCGCCTCATGCACGATGACGCAGCGCCCGGTCTTCTTGACCGAGGCGACGATGGCGTCGAGGTCGAGCGGCAAGAGCGTTCTCAGATCGATGATCTCGGCATCGATGCCGGTCTCCTCGGCCGCGGCCTGCGCGACATAGACCATGGTGCCGTAGGCGAGCACGGTGACCGCCGAGCCGGCTCGGCGGATCGCCGCCTTGCCGAGCGGCACGGTGTAGTGACCGTCGGCAACCTCACCCAGCTCATGCTTCGACCAGGGCGTCACCGGCCGGTCGTGATGGCCGTCGAAGGGGCCGTTGTAGAGCCGCTTCGGCTCGAGGAAGATCACCGGATCGGGATCCTCGATCGCCGCGATCAGCAGCCCCTTGGCATCATGCGGGTTGGAGGGCACAACAGTCTTCAAGCCGGAGACGTGGGTGAACAAGGCTTCCGGGGACTGGCTGTGCGTCTGGCCGCCGAAAATGCCGCCGCCGGTCGGCATGCGAACCACGATCGGGCAGGTGAAATCGCCGTTCGAACGGTAGCGCAGTCTAGCCGCCTCCTGGGTCAGCTGGTCGTAGGCCGGATACATGTAGTCGGCAAACTGAATTTCCACGCAGGGCTTCAGCCCGTAGGCGGCCATGCCGATGGCCGAGCCGACAATGCCGGATTCGTTGATCGGCGCGTCGAAGCAGCGGCTCTTGCCGTATTTGGCCTGCAGGCCCTGCGTGCAGCGGAAGACGCCGCCGAAGAAGCCGACATCCTCGCCGAACACGACGACCTTGTCGTCACGTCCCATCGACACATCCATGGCGTCACGAATGGCCTCGATCATGGTCCGTCTCGGCATGGCTCAGACTCCCGCCTGCTGGCGCTGGCGCCTGAGATGCGGCGGCATCTCGGCATAGAGGCCCTCGA comes from Mesorhizobium japonicum MAFF 303099 and encodes:
- a CDS encoding alpha-ketoacid dehydrogenase subunit beta, whose translation is MPRRTMIEAIRDAMDVSMGRDDKVVVFGEDVGFFGGVFRCTQGLQAKYGKSRCFDAPINESGIVGSAIGMAAYGLKPCVEIQFADYMYPAYDQLTQEAARLRYRSNGDFTCPIVVRMPTGGGIFGGQTHSQSPEALFTHVSGLKTVVPSNPHDAKGLLIAAIEDPDPVIFLEPKRLYNGPFDGHHDRPVTPWSKHELGEVADGHYTVPLGKAAIRRAGSAVTVLAYGTMVYVAQAAAEETGIDAEIIDLRTLLPLDLDAIVASVKKTGRCVIVHEATLTSGFGAELSALVQENCFYHLEAPVARVAGWDTPYPHAQEWDYFPGPARVGRALIETLEA